Sequence from the Sphingobacteriales bacterium genome:
TTGGTTTTGTCAAAGGTGGTGCGAATGTCAATGTCATTCTGGATGAGCTTGACATCGGAAATATCTATCCCATTTATTCCGCAGTTGTTGATGAAAACAACACGTTTCGCTTTGATTTTCAAGTAAATGAACCATCTATTTACCAGCTCCGTTTTCCTAACGGAAATATTCACCTGTTTCTCAGAGGCGGTACCGTAAAA
This genomic interval carries:
- a CDS encoding DUF4369 domain-containing protein, translated to MRILYFSTVIIFLLTFSSCKRDQSENDKEDQKKEASGQAEKEIKPIETDEGGRPKNPNYHPVNATIIGFVKGGANVNVILDELDIGNIYPIYSAVVDENNTFRFDFQVNEPSIYQLRFPNGNIHLFLRGGTVK